The following proteins come from a genomic window of Alosa alosa isolate M-15738 ecotype Scorff River chromosome 2, AALO_Geno_1.1, whole genome shotgun sequence:
- the rcc1l gene encoding RCC1-like G exchanging factor-like protein, which produces MALVCIRVFVRQRFPLNCRGYSKPSSVPKRRETNIDKPVFQYVGQNRKPNDKVFVWGFSYTGALGIPSFVVPDSGRKRPRKYQLTPYRLDTAEKISSAACGYGFTLLASSTPDVIKLWGMGLNKDSQLGYQRTQHDKYKSYDYVLEPAPVALPLAKPQETRVVQVSCGRAHSLVLTDSEGVFSMGNNAYGQCGRKIIEDEVYSGSHTVHNIEGFDSKIIQVACGQDHSLFLSETGTVYACGWGADGQTGLGHYDKASCPVMVTGDLAGVKVQQVASYGDCSLAVSTNGQLFGWGNSEYLQLASITESTQISSPKLLPLEGVGRVQQAACGGTQVAVLNDEGEVFVWGFGILGKGPNLSESSTPEKLPPTLFGQSEFKPDVKVTRVHCGLNHFAAITSHGELFVWGKNVRGCLGIGRPDDQYFPWRVTVPGHVVDVACGVDHMVAMVKSLI; this is translated from the exons ATGGCTCTGGTCTGCATTCGTGTGTTTGTTCGCCAGAGGTTTCCTCTGAACTGCCGAGGTTACTCAAAACCTAGTAGTGTGCCAAAGAGAAGGGAGACGAACATCGACAAACCAGTTTTCCAGTACGTCGGCCAAAACAGAAAGCCCAATGATAAAGTGTTTGTTTGGGGATTCAGTTACACGGGAGCTCTGGGTATCCCTAGTTTTGTGGTCCCAGACAGTGGTAGGAAAAGACCTCGAAAATATCAGCTGACACCTTACCGTTTAGATACAGCAGAGAAG ATATCCTCAGCAGCATGTGGGTATGGCTTCACTTTGTTGGCGTCCTCCACGCCAGATGTCATAAAACTGTGGGGAATGGGGCTGAATAAAGACTCTCAACTAGGATATCAGCGTACACAACATGACAAAT ATAAGAGCTATGACTACGTGCTAGAGCCTGCACCTGTAGCTCTGCCGCTAGCCAAGCCTCAAGAGACGCGGGTGGTCCAAGTGTCCTGTGGCCGTGCGCACTCTTTGGTACTCACAGATTCAGAGGGAG TGTTCAGCATGGGAAATAATGCATATGGACAGTGTGGAAGGAAGATTATTGAAGATGAAGTCTATAG TGGGAGTCACACAGTACACAATATTGAGGGCTTTGACAGCAAAATCATCCAG GTAGCCTGTGGACAGGACCACAGCCTTTTCCTATCAGAGACAGGAACAGTATATGCCTGTGGATGGGGAGCTGATGGACAGACAG GTCTGGGTCACTACGACAAAGCCTCTTGTCCTGTCATGGTGACGGGAGACCTGGCGGGGGTGAAGGTCCAGCAGGTGGCCTCTTATGGAGATTGCAGCCTTGCCGTGTCCACAAACGGCCAGCTCTTCGGTTGGGGGAACTCTGAATACCTACAGCTGGCCTCTATCACGGAGAGCACTCAG ATAAGCTCTCCAAAGCTGCTTCCTCTGGAGGGGGTCGGCAGGGTGCAGCAGGCCGCGTGTGGTGGGACCCAAGTGGCCGTACTAAATG ATGAAGGTGAGGTGTTTGTATGGGGGTTTGGGATTCTTGGAAAGGGTCCTAATCTCTCAGAGTCCTCAACCCCTGAGAAGCTTCCGCCAACTCTCTTTGGCCAATCAGAGTTTAAACCTGATGTCAAGGTCACACGCGTCCATTGCGGATTGAATCATTTTGCTGCAATCACAA GCCACGGTGAGCTTTTTGTATGGGGAAAGAATGTCAGAGGATGCTTGGGTATTGGAAGGCCAGATGATCAGTATTTTCCATGGCGG GTGACTGTACCAGGACACGTGGTGGACGTGGCATGTGGTGTAGATCACATGGTGGCCATGGTCAAATCTCTGATCTAA
- the castor2 gene encoding cytosolic arginine sensor for mTORC1 subunit 2 yields the protein MELHILEHSLKVASIAKEGIQICTHGLIKLAFLPSKTRCKFFSLTETPEDYTIIVDEDGFKELPQSEYLSVAEATWLALNVVSGGGSATSSQPIGVTKIAKSVIAPLADHNISVFMLSTYQTDFILVRERDLPMVMHTLSSEFTLLRVVNGETVAANSTGVTNGFVKPKLVPRPIIHPLSSPSNMFCVTSLDPDTLPSVATLLMDVMFYSGGVKDSGASGDDSGHIRFFSFSLIEGYISLVMDEQTTRRFPNNVLFTSASGELWKMVRIGGQPLGFDECGIVAQISEPLATADIPAYYISTFKFDHALVPEENIQSVIGALRTNESAGH from the exons ATGGAGTTGCACATTTTAGAACATAGCTTGAAAGTAGCCAGTATAGCTAAGGAAGGCATCCAGATTTGCACCCACGGATTAATCAAACTCGCCTTCCTGCCCTCTAAAACAAG GTGTAAATTTTTTAGTCTTACAGAAACCCCAGAGGATTACACCATAATCGTTGATGAAGATGGCTTTAAAG AGCTGCCACAGTCGGAGTACCTTAGTGTTGCAGAGGCTACGTGGTTGGCTCTCAATGTGGTGTCTGGAGGTGGCAGTGCCACCAGTTCTCAGCCAATTGGAGTGACTAAAATTGCCAAGTCTGTGATAGCACCTTTGGCCGACCACAACATCTCTGTGTTCATGTTGTCTACCTACCAAACGGACTTCATCCTG GTTCGAGAACGAGATTTACCCATGGTCATGCACACGTTGTCCTCTGAGTTCACTCTTCTGCGGGTTGTGAATGGAGAAACGGTAGCCGCCAACAGCACTGGGGTCACAAACGGTTTCGTCAAGCCAAAACTTG TCCCACGGCCCATCATTCACCCCCTGTCCAGCCCTAGTAACATGTTTTGTGTGACGAGCCTGGACCCTGACACGCTGCCCTCCGTGGCTACCCTGCTCATGGACGTCATGTTTTACTCCGGCGG GGTGAAAGACTCAGGAGCATCTGGGGACGATTCTGGACACATCCGATTCTTCTCCTTTTCCCTTATAGAAGGCTACATCTCTCTCGTAATGGATGAACAGACTACTCGAAG GTTTCCCAACAATGTCCTTTTTACCAGTGCTTCAGGAGAGCTTTGGAAAATGGTCCGCATCGGAGGTCAACCTTTAGGATTTG ATGAATGTGGTATAGTTGCACAGATATCTGAACCTTTGGCAACAGCCGACATTCCAGCCTACTACATTAGTACTTTCAAGTTTGACCATGCCCTT GTCCCAGAAGAGAACATCCAGAGTGTGATCGGAGCCTTGAGGACCAATGAAAGTGCAGGACACTGA